The Brassica rapa cultivar Chiifu-401-42 chromosome A10, CAAS_Brap_v3.01, whole genome shotgun sequence genome segment caaatataataattttatagttttcatgctgtaaattaaactcatcacatatatatatatatatgttgcttattatatatttgtcttattgaatttgcgtttgattactaaactaaattttttaatgcatgaaacaacatatatgaaaacaattttgtatttaatttatttataatcatgatccgtaattaaaatcgctagatttttttagtaatttctaatgtttattaactttatataataaattactgtatattaaaaagtttaagataagttaaatttttatacatgtattatatagtttactaatattaacccgttattccaacatattatatttttagcataaatattttatatttatgaaaataaaatatgttaacttatcaatttaaaataattttatcatattttgttcagtataacatttttattttaaaatgatagatattattataaaattgataaaataggatataattttattcttttagtaacatttcattactaattacaaaattagttgaaaatatttatattcaatttatgataattaagatcttattataatctttttcatgagatttgttagaattttaattttttttttaaaaataaaagatattatgattaaagtagttaaaaatattatgtatattagcattagtgatatacatttattataaaatttaaatgatggtccaaataaaaatatcactcatcaaaaaatcatgatttttattttattagaaaacaaatttgaaaaaaattaaaataaatataaatatttatttctaacaaaatctttaaaaattattagtaaatgtatttgtgaaattaattaattttattttatttaaattttcgtttataaaccaaaactatattcaattttaatttctaattatattttatgataatttaaattaaaactaactaatttttgaaagtaaatttaagaaagattctaagaagattttaaaaagattttgttagaacattttaaatatattcatttgtatttcaaataaaaagataaatatattaaaagatataataatgaacttatgtaaaatatgatattttctaggaatggtccaaacttaaaaaatcacacatgaaaagaagtcatgacttctgttttaatatataagatgaacGTGTATGCATAGTTGACAAAACCTTTTAATAGTGAGCTCTAAATTTGTGTAGATCTGGATTTCGTTAATAAACAAGTAATATATTTACTACTATTGTTTTTTGGTTTTACTTCACTCGACTGGAGATTACCTAACGAGAAAAATATTCACTTGATGATTAATTTAagggaaaattggaaaaataggacactttgaacttttttttgtcacaatagGATTTCTCATATTTTGGACAATTCTGGACATATTTTACCcgtttttaatagaaaaaatagtaaactgaattttaaaaatgttaaaaaatatcaaaactattggaaacataagtatgacaatatatatgtttaaattgtttttttttttttaaatgaatcatattttatttcatcTTCTAGCTACAGTTACAATACTCATTCTGGTCATCTACTTAGTCTAGAATTCGGCTACTAATGTTTATACATAGATATATCTTTGGTATACAACGTAACCtatcttttcttatatattctaACCAAAGCTAGGTTACGTTACgttataatcaagaaagatgtcTTTCTTATACCTTTAGCTTGATTACGACATGTAGCCACAATGCGTTGATATACCCTATCTATATTTGGAGCCATGATGTGGTCTGTCTTTTACCTTATGTGGCGCCTAGGGAAGAATATGTTTCACATCTACTCTACTGTGTTCTGACTTACATAGGTTATACATTTTACAGGAAATCCgaaaaatatggaaacttcCATAATCGGTTAAAGATGTTTCCTAAATCTAAACTAAATCTTCCCTAAATATCTCCAAGAATATTTTCTCCCACGTTTTTCTCCTTCTCCCACGATCTTTTGTCGTCGTTCTTtgtgtttctctcttcttcatcgacATAATTatctctcttttctctatcaataCAACATGGTTCTAATCTATGTCAAATCGGGTGAATGGATGTGTAGTCGCGGTGATGACTGGAGTTTCGTGGTAGACAAAGAAAGGCGTGGTCGAATGGTAACATTAGCAACTACTACTACGTTGAAGCAGCTCAAGATAATGGTGTGTGAGGATTATGGGGTGGACCATAATGCCATTAATGCCGAGTTCAGTTATTCGTTGTTGAATCAAAAAGGGAATCCTCCTATTATTATCACCAATGATCGGCAAGCATCTAATTTTGTGGGCTATGCAAAGAGGGAATCGTCTACTACCTTGTGTGTGATGTTCTCTGTTTCTGGTGTAAATCAAAAGGAACGAGTCAATATCGATTTGAATAAGGAGCCTTGTGATTCAAGTAatgttgaggatgaagaagttcCTGAGATAAATCGAGCAGAGTTTGTCAAGCCGTCAAAGGAGTCTTTTGTTAAAAGAACGAATCATGTCGCTGCAGATGGTTGCGGTCCTTTAAGGAGTGAAAACATTGAACTTTGTCAAAACAATGGAGACAGTGATAAGGATGGTCGAGCTTGGAGAGGAGACTTCGTGAAGAAGGATCAAATTTTCACAAGTAAAGGGGTTCTGAAGGCAACAATGGAAATTTTAGCGATGAAGAATAATTTCGATTACACTGTTATCAAATCCACGAGAAAATGGTGGTATATTCGATGTAAAGATGCATTGTGCAACTGGACTGTGCGTGCAGAAGGAATAGATGGGTCTACATATTTCATGATCAACCAATGTGATGGAAGACATTCATGTGCTCCTTCAAAGAAAAGGAAATTCGGAAAAACAGCATCAGCAAGAACAATTGGGACTCTGATACAACATCGATTTGATGATGCAAACGATGGCCCAAAACCGAATGACATCATTCAATTTATGAGAATGGAGCATAGTTGTGAGATTACTTATTGGCACGCTTGGGAAGCTCGTGAGTTTGCTATTGCAGCTGCTAGAGGTATACCAGATCGCAGTTACTCTAAAATACCAGCATATTTGCATATGATTAAAGAAGCAAATCCTGGTACGCATACTCACTATGAAACTAATGAGAAGGGAAGATTCATGTATCTATTTATGTCATTTGGGCAATCAGTTAGAGGATTCTACAATGCAATGCGAAGGGTGATTGTTGTTGACGGAACttttctgaaaaataaatacaaagggACACTTCTTGTTGCTACTGCTGTAGATGGTAACTCTAATTTGTATCCGATTGCATTTGGGGTTGTTGATTCAGAGAATGACGATTCATGGGGGTGGTTCTTCAGACAGTTGAAAGTGGTTATTGCTGATTGTCAAGACCTAGCTTTTGTCTCAGATAGAAATGCGTCTATTTCTAAAGCTATTGGGACTGTCTACCCTCGATCAGCACATGGAATTTGCATTCATCACTTATTGACCAATGTGGTCTCATTTTTCAAGACAAAAGGATTGACTGCGTTGGTAGAAAAGGCTTCACGGGCATATAGATACACTGAATTTCAAGAACGTATCACCGAAATTTTTGATATGAGTCCTGAGCTTGGAAGATATCTACGGGAGGCTGATGTGCGCAAATGGGCTCGTTCTCTCTTCCCTGCTCCAGGTATGACATTAGGACCACGAACCCTGCAGAGTCTATAAATTCAGTTCTTAGAATACCTAGAGAATATCCGGTTATTCCTTTGCTTGATAGTATAAGAGAACTGTTGACTCGATGGTTCTATGAGCGTCGCTTGTTAAGCTCAAAGCATCTAGATCCTTTAACCGCTAAGGTGGAGAGAAAGATTGATAGGAGAATTGTGAAGGCAAAAGGATTCCAGGTTTACAAGGTTGACAACTTCAGATCGGTTGTAAAAGGAGACATATATGATTGTCATGTTGATTTGGAAAGAAGAACATGCACATGTGGTAAGTATGATATAGGAAAAATTCCTTGCCGACACGCCATTCCTGCAATTTATTCACGAGGTATGGAAGTATAAACACATGAATACTTgagaattatttattttcgggattttcatcatatagactTCATATTGATCAAGTTTTTTTTGAGATT includes the following:
- the LOC117128905 gene encoding uncharacterized protein LOC117128905; the encoded protein is MVLIYVKSGEWMCSRGDDWSFVVDKERRGRMVTLATTTTLKQLKIMVCEDYGVDHNAINAEFSYSLLNQKGNPPIIITNDRQASNFVGYAKRESSTTLCVMFSVSGVNQKERVNIDLNKEPCDSSNVEDEEVPEINRAEFVKPSKESFVKRTNHVAADGCGPLRSENIELCQNNGDSDKDGRAWRGDFVKKDQIFTSKGVLKATMEILAMKNNFDYTVIKSTRKWWYIRCKDALCNWTVRAEGIDGSTYFMINQCDGRHSCAPSKKRKFGKTASARTIGTLIQHRFDDANDGPKPNDIIQFMRMEHSCEITYWHAWEAREFAIAAARGIPDRSYSKIPAYLHMIKEANPGTHTHYETNEKGRFMYLFMSFGQSVRGFYNAMRRVIVVDGTFLKNKYKGTLLVATAVDGNSNLYPIAFGVVDSENDDSWGWFFRQLKVVIADCQDLAFVSDRNASISKAIGTVYPRSAHGICIHHLLTNVVSFFKTKGLTALVEKASRAYRYTEFQERITEIFDMSPELGRYLREADVRKWARSLFPAPGMTLGPRTLQSL